One window from the genome of Magnolia sinica isolate HGM2019 chromosome 4, MsV1, whole genome shotgun sequence encodes:
- the LOC131242314 gene encoding F-box protein FBW2 — protein MAGVGEFRCWEDLIPDALALIFSHLSLQEILTVVPRVCKSWAIAVSGPYCWQDIDIEEWSLQRKPEHLDQMLRMLVTRSCSSVRRLSVSGLPNDAVFSFIADRARSLQTLQLPRSEISDSIVEQVAGKLSNITFLDLSYCGKIGARALEAFGKHCKSLVGLKRIMHPLEVADKVCQDDEALAIATTMPKLKHLEMAYLLLTNRGVLEILSGCRELEFLDVRGCWDVELDEFVKEKYAGLKVLGPHIVDCYEMNNWDDCSDYSDSSSFVSWEFMDDDAGDYDGESFDGIWDDEQGLDGLEVRFYEGFNDSVAGFGWPSSP, from the exons ATGGCAGGTGTTGGCGAATTCCGTTGCTGGGAAGACCTGATACCAGATGCTCTCGCGCTGATCTTCAGCCATCTCTCTCTACAAGAGATCTTGACCGTTGTTCCAAGGGTCTGCAAGTCTTGGGCTATAGCAGTTTCAGGGCCTTACTGCTGGCAAGATATAGACATTGAGGAATGGAGCCTCCAGCGTAAGCCAGAGCACCTGGATCAAATGCTTCGGATGCTTGTCACCAGAAGCTGCAGTTCCGTTCGTCGGCTCTCCGTCTCCGGCCTCCCCAATGATGCCGTCTTCTCTTTCATCGCTGACCG TGCCCGTTCGCTCCAGACCCTGCAGCTGCCCAGAAGTGAAATAAGCGATTCGATAGTTGAACAGGTCGCGGGTAAATTATCCAACATCACTTTCTTGGATTTGAGCTACTGTGGGAAGATTGGCGCCCGTGCTCTTGAGGCATTCGGGAAGCACTGCAAATCACTTGTCGGATTGAAGCGGATAATGCACCCATTGGAGGTGGCAGATAAAGTCTGCCAGGATGATGAAGCCCTTGCAATTGCGACCACAATGCCCAAGCTCAAGCATCTTGAAATGGCCTACTTGCTTCTCACCAACCGTGGTGTGCTCGAGATCCTTTCAGGCTGCAGGGAGCTTGAGTTCTTGGATGTGAGGGGCTGCTGGGATGTGGAGCTCGACGAGTTCGTGAAGGAGAAGTATGCTGGTCTGAAGGTGTTGGGACCCCACATTGTCGACTGCTATGAGATGAATAACTGGGACGATTGCTCAGATTACTCGGATTCATCCAGTTTTGTGTCTTGGGAGTTCATGGATGATGATGCTGGGGATTACGATGGGGAGAGTTTTGATGGCATTTGGGACGACGAACAAGGGCTGGATGGTTTGGAGGTGAGGTTCTATGAAGGGTTCAATGATAGTGTAGCTGGGTTTGGTTGGCCATCATCTCCCTGA
- the LOC131242012 gene encoding pentatricopeptide repeat-containing protein DOT4, chloroplastic-like, protein MKLIATQHPFTHPSTLNLRTNTSVNVGTQLALACFTLQACNDRGGLCLLHGKAVHTLAIKLLPYRGAQHIYSKLLHFYCKAGMVMHARRVFDEMSERDLMAWTVLIGGFARHGLLSEALALFREMVLHHKPNSFSVSVVLKCCSALGALRAGREMHGYMVRNMTEKDTCSESSLVDFYAKLGLLTEAREVFDGMTERDVISWTIMIRVYANTHGCEDDMLGLFEHMQCSGVEPTRHTLSVMLGCADLELGKQLHAHVLKRNWGLDAFLGSALVDVYAKNGNLGSAHMVFDWIVEKDIVCFNSLISGYGRTGNGERIICLFVEMGVVGFAANQSTYVGMLNGCANMGSMSFSKQLHAQVIATGFIHDLVIQGVVVDMYAKCGCLEAARTAFDGMSLSKSIVAWNSMIGGYGRHGCGEEALQIFNSMETAAVPPDCITFTCLLSACSHSGLVHEGRRLFDLMHRVYGIQAQNEHYCCMVDLLGRAGMTHEAYEFICRMPYEAGSSVWAALLGACRVWRDPKLGEIAARRLLELEPDSSGSYVALANIYAARGRWADVDMIRELMDSRQIRKDPGYSWIEIDNQMHKFKAGETIHTRIQEIRSTCERIHSSICDPFTCTPDNAV, encoded by the coding sequence ATGAAATTAATTGCAACCCAACATCCGTTCACCCACCCTTCAACCCTTAACCTGCGCACCAACACCAGCGTTAATGTGGGCACCCAGCTCGCCCTTGCCTGTTTTACTCTCCAGGCCTGCAATGACAGAGGAGGACTCTGCCTGCTACACGGCAAGGCAGTGCATACCCTCGCAATCAAGCTGCTGCCTTACCGAGGCGCTCAGCACATTTACTCGAAGCTGCTCCATTTTTACTGCAAGGCCGGGATGGTTATGCatgctcgccgagtgtttgacGAAATGTCTGAGAGAGATTTGATGGCGTGGACGGTGTTGATTGGGGGATTTGCACGCCATGGGCTCTTATCTGAGGCTCTTGCCTTGTTTAGAGAAATGGTTCTTCACCATAAGCCAAACAGCTTCTCGGTTAGCGTTGTTTTGAAGTGTTGTTCTGCGTTGGGTGCTCTTAGAGCAGGAAGGGAGATGCATGGTTATATGGTTAGGAATATGACGGAAAAGGATACCTGCTCCGAGAGTTCTCTCGTTGATTTTTATGCTAAATTGGGGCTTTTAACTGAGGCGAGGGAGGTGTTCGATGGGATGACTGAGAGAGATGTGATCTCTTGGACTATCATGATAAGGGTATATGCTAATACACATGGCTGTGAAGATGATATGTTGGGTCTCTTTGAGCACATGCAATGCAGCGGTGTCGAGCCTACTCGGCATACTCTGTCTGTGATGTTGGGATGCGCTGATCTGGAGCTCGGGAAACAGCTCCACGCACATGTTTTGAAGAGGAATTGGGGTTTAGATGCATTCTTGGGCAGTGCCCTTGTGGACGTGTATGCAAAAAACGGCAATTTGGGTAGTGCCCATATGGTTTTTGATTGGATTGTGGAGAAGGATATTGTCTGCTTCAACAGCCTGATATCAGGTTACGGGAGAACTGGGAATGGAGAGCGTATCATTTGCTTGTTTGTAGAGATGGGTGTTGTGGGATTTGCAGCTAATCAGAGCACTTACGTAGGAATGCTAAACGGGTGTGCAAACATGGGCTCAATGTCCTTCTCCAAGCAACTCCACGCACAAGTGATAGCAACAGGATTCATACATGATTTAGTAATTCAAGGGGTTGTTGTTGACATGTATGCAAAGTGTGGGTGTCTGGAAGCTGCTCGGACTGCCTTTGATGGAATGAGCTTGTCGAAGAGCATAGTTGCTTGGAATTCAATGATTGGTGGATATGGGAGGCATGGCTGTGGCGAGGAAGCTCTTCAGATCTTCAATTCAATGGAGACGGCAGCTGTTCCTCCCGATTGCATTACTTTCACATGCCTCCTATCAGCTTGCAGCCATTCTGGTTTGGTCCACGAAGGAAGACGATTGTTTGATTTGATGCACAGGGTCTATGGGATACAGGCTCAGAACGAGCATTACTGTTGCATGGTCGATCTCTTGGGCCGTGCTGGTATGACACATGAGGCCTATGAGTTCATATGTAGAATGCCATATGAGGCCGGCTCTTCTGTTTGGGCAGCTCTCTTGGGTGCTTGTAGAGTATGGCGTGATCCTAAACTAGGAGAGATCGCAGCAAGACGATTACTTGAGCTAGAACCTGATTCGTCAGGATCATATGTTGCATTAGCCAACATCTACGCAGCACGTGGCAGGTGGGCCGACGTGGATATGATCAGAGAACTGATGGACAGTCGCCAAATAAGGAAGGATCCTGGGTATAGCTGGATTGAAATTGATAATCAGATGCATAAGTTCAAGGCTGGGGAGACAATACACACTAGAATACAAGAGATCCGTTCCACATGCGAGAGAATACATTCATCCATCTGTGATCCCTTCACTTGTACACCAGATAATGCCGTATAA